One genomic region from Nitrospirota bacterium encodes:
- a CDS encoding ComF family protein — protein sequence MLNKFLNILFPESCPVCKKPSTYHKTAPICAECWDGISPYNGPICRICGKPLVSDASIECGICITSKPAFKQARSFGLYDGTLKEAVNLLKYHKIKRLSKPLSAIILRTEITGIDVVLPVPLYKKRLRHREFNQSALLAKYLAGSMGVPLAIDCLVKVRDTMPQVGLRAQEREKNIKNAFEVRDKRFIQGKTLMLVDDVITTGATVRECSRQLKKAGAKDIYVIALAHGKGD from the coding sequence TCAACAAATTCCTGAACATCCTGTTCCCCGAATCCTGTCCTGTATGCAAAAAGCCGTCAACATACCATAAAACTGCTCCTATATGCGCTGAATGCTGGGATGGGATTTCTCCCTACAACGGACCAATTTGCCGCATATGCGGCAAGCCGCTTGTCTCAGATGCCTCAATAGAATGCGGCATATGTATCACCAGCAAACCTGCATTCAAGCAGGCGCGGAGTTTCGGACTGTATGACGGGACGTTAAAAGAGGCGGTTAATCTTTTGAAGTATCATAAAATCAAAAGACTTTCAAAACCGTTATCTGCTATAATTCTTAGGACTGAAATTACGGGTATTGATGTAGTACTCCCCGTTCCGCTTTACAAGAAGAGGCTCAGGCACAGAGAGTTTAATCAATCAGCCCTTCTGGCAAAATATCTTGCAGGGAGCATGGGTGTTCCGCTTGCAATTGATTGCCTTGTTAAAGTCAGGGATACAATGCCTCAGGTCGGGCTTAGAGCACAGGAAAGAGAGAAGAATATTAAGAACGCCTTTGAGGTTAGGGATAAGAGATTTATTCAGGGTAAAACCCTGATGCTTGTGGATGATGTAATCACGACAGGCGCAACAGTGAGGGAATGTTCAAGGCAGTTGAAAAAAGCAGGGGCAAAAGATATTTATGTAATTGCCCTCGCGCACGGAAAGGGAGATTGA
- a CDS encoding sulfide/dihydroorotate dehydrogenase-like FAD/NAD-binding protein, whose protein sequence is MFKILQKQTLAPKVDMMVIDAPYVARHTKPGNFIILRLNEKGERIPLTIADSDSEKGTITILFQKMGKTTEALGMLKAGKSIRDIAGPLGHPTPIQDYGNCVLVGGGIGSATHYPIIKALKNAGNNTTMILGARTKELLIWEENLKKYADDFLIATDDGSSGRKGIVTDLLRDVIAQKQVDLVVAVGPIKMMRAVSDVTKPHAIKTIVSLNSLMVEGTGMCGACRVTIAGKTMFTCADGPEFDGHDVDFQELENRLSFYKEEEAEAYRLFLSKGSRG, encoded by the coding sequence ATGTTTAAAATTTTACAAAAACAGACGCTTGCGCCGAAGGTTGACATGATGGTAATAGATGCGCCTTATGTTGCCCGCCATACAAAGCCGGGGAATTTTATTATCCTGAGGCTTAATGAAAAAGGCGAGAGGATACCCCTTACTATTGCAGACTCAGACAGCGAAAAAGGAACTATCACAATACTTTTTCAAAAGATGGGAAAGACAACTGAAGCGCTTGGCATGCTTAAGGCAGGCAAGAGCATCAGGGACATTGCAGGCCCCCTCGGACATCCTACGCCAATACAGGATTACGGTAACTGTGTACTGGTTGGCGGAGGCATCGGCTCTGCCACCCATTACCCCATAATTAAAGCACTTAAAAATGCAGGCAACAATACAACGATGATTCTCGGTGCCCGCACAAAGGAGCTTCTTATATGGGAAGAAAATTTAAAGAAATATGCAGATGATTTTTTGATTGCAACAGATGACGGCAGTTCAGGCAGAAAGGGCATTGTGACAGACCTTCTCAGGGATGTCATTGCCCAAAAACAGGTTGACCTCGTGGTTGCCGTCGGACCTATCAAGATGATGCGCGCTGTCTCTGATGTCACAAAGCCGCATGCAATTAAAACCATAGTCAGTCTGAATTCCCTTATGGTTGAGGGAACTGGAATGTGCGGAGCCTGCAGGGTGACGATTGCAGGAAAGACAATGTTTACCTGCGCAGACGGCCCTGAATTTGACGGGCATGATGTGGATTTCCAAGAACTTGAAAACAGGCTTAGTTTTTATAAAGAGGAAGAGGCAGAGGCGTATAGGCTGTTTTTAAGTAAGGGGTCAAGGGGTTAA